A single window of Flavobacteriales bacterium DNA harbors:
- a CDS encoding low molecular weight phosphotyrosine protein phosphatase — translation MVCLGNICRSPLAEGIMQAKALEYNLNIEVDSAGTSGWHEGEHPDRRATQTASKYGVNISAQRSRPLSTSDFDQFDRIYVMDHQNLADAQAMAQPHHHTKIRLILSTVYPNNTPAVPDPYHGGDEGFDNVFHMLEQACDQIAREISQR, via the coding sequence CTTGGCAACATCTGCCGGTCTCCCCTGGCGGAGGGGATCATGCAGGCAAAGGCACTCGAGTATAACCTGAATATCGAAGTCGACTCGGCAGGTACTTCAGGTTGGCACGAAGGCGAACATCCCGACCGCCGGGCCACACAAACCGCGAGCAAATACGGTGTAAATATTTCAGCTCAACGCTCACGACCATTATCTACTTCGGATTTTGATCAATTCGACCGGATTTATGTCATGGACCATCAAAACCTGGCTGATGCGCAGGCCATGGCACAACCTCACCATCACACAAAAATCCGGCTGATTCTTTCGACCGTTTACCCCAACAACACCCCGGCCGTACCCGACCCCTATCATGGTGGAGACGAAGGTTTCGACAATGTATTTCATATGTTGGAACAGGCTTGTGACCAGATCGCCCGTGAAATCAGCCAAAGGTAA